One Kitasatospora sp. NBC_01287 DNA window includes the following coding sequences:
- a CDS encoding glycosyltransferase, producing MTILHVSQPVDGGVAQVVTDLVRGQRAAGHRVLLACPPGGRLGPRAGAAGAELLEWPARRAPGPSVPGEAARLRRLVQAAAPDLVHLHSAKAGLAGRLALRGRIPTVFQPHAWSFAAATGTLATASTRWERYATRWAAAVLCVSEQERQDGEAAGISAPFAVVPNGVDLAHHTPTERRAARLSLGLDLSEPLAVCVGRLCRQKGQDVLLASWPAVLRRVPSARLALVGGGPDAQALAAQARALPEPYRVHLAGEVADPRPWLAAADLVVLPSRWEGMALAPLEAMAMARPVIVTEVPGAREQLPPEQRETGLVPVEDPAALTDALAEALADPLECARRGVAARAWVAGRHDVRTVVARVSELYQKSITGGQPTPRVPARI from the coding sequence CTGACGATCCTTCATGTTTCCCAGCCGGTGGACGGCGGCGTGGCCCAGGTGGTCACCGATCTGGTGCGCGGCCAGCGCGCGGCCGGCCACCGGGTGCTCCTCGCCTGCCCGCCCGGCGGTCGGCTGGGCCCCCGGGCGGGCGCCGCCGGGGCCGAGCTGCTGGAGTGGCCGGCCCGCCGCGCGCCCGGGCCCAGCGTGCCGGGCGAGGCGGCGAGGCTGCGGCGGCTGGTGCAGGCGGCGGCCCCCGATCTGGTCCACCTGCACAGCGCCAAGGCGGGCCTGGCCGGCCGGTTGGCGCTGCGCGGCCGGATCCCCACCGTCTTCCAGCCGCACGCCTGGTCCTTCGCCGCCGCGACCGGCACGCTGGCCACCGCCAGCACCCGCTGGGAGCGCTACGCCACCCGCTGGGCCGCCGCCGTGCTCTGCGTCAGCGAGCAGGAGCGGCAGGACGGTGAGGCGGCCGGCATCAGCGCCCCGTTCGCCGTGGTCCCCAACGGCGTGGACCTCGCACACCACACGCCCACCGAGCGCCGCGCCGCGCGGCTCTCGCTGGGGCTCGACCTGTCCGAGCCGCTGGCGGTCTGCGTCGGGCGGCTCTGCCGGCAGAAGGGGCAGGACGTGCTGCTCGCCAGCTGGCCCGCGGTGCTGCGGCGGGTGCCGAGCGCGCGGCTGGCGCTGGTCGGCGGCGGTCCGGACGCGCAGGCGCTGGCCGCGCAGGCCAGGGCGCTGCCCGAGCCGTACCGGGTGCACCTGGCGGGGGAGGTGGCCGACCCCAGGCCCTGGCTGGCCGCGGCCGACCTGGTGGTGCTGCCCTCGCGCTGGGAGGGGATGGCGCTGGCGCCGCTGGAGGCGATGGCGATGGCCCGGCCGGTGATCGTGACCGAGGTGCCCGGTGCCCGCGAGCAGTTGCCGCCCGAGCAGCGGGAGACCGGGTTGGTCCCGGTCGAGGACCCGGCGGCGCTCACCGACGCGCTGGCCGAGGCGCTGGCCGATCCGCTGGAGTGCGCCCGGCGCGGGGTGGCGGCGCGCGCGTGGGTGGCGGGCCGGCACGACGTGCGGACGGTGGTCGCCCGCGTGTCCGAGCTCTACCAGAAGTCGATCACCGGGGGCCAGCCGACTCCCCGTGTCCCCGCGCGGATCTGA